ACCCACCCGGACGGGGTTCTCGAGGCTGAGGTACGGGATCGGCGTCTGGTGGTAGGGCTGGTTGAAGTTGGTGTAGTCCCAGCTCGAGCCGTCGTCGAGGGTGACGGCGCGCGCGGCGTTGCCGGCCGCGACGGCGTCGAACGCGGCCCGGTCCGTCACCGGGTTCGCGGTCTCGCTCGGCTGCACGAGCGGCTCGGTGCCCGCCGCGAGCCCCACGGAGCCGAACCGGTTGGTGTCGAAGGTGTCGGTGACCGTGTACTCCCCCTGCGGGGCGACGAGCATGCCCTCGAAGACCTCACGGCCGGCGTCGGTGGCTGGAAGCGCGATGGCGGCGGGAACCACCGGATCAGCCGGTTCGTCGAGGACGGCCCACTCGTCGGCGGTGATCTCGGTGAGCGTGCCGAACTCCGACACCTCCCCGGTCACCTCGAGGTACTGCCCGACCTCGGCCTGCTGGGCGAGGTCGCCGGAGAAGACGAAGATGCCGTCCGAGGCGTCGTGACCGGTGAGGTCGGCGCCGGTGCCGGGGGTCTGGAGGTAGACACCGTCGAAGTTGCCGGTCGGGTACGCGGCAGTGACGACGCCGCGCGTGACCACCGTGCGGCCGACGAGCGGCGAGGCTGCCCCGGTGCCCTGGATCTCGGCGATCGTGGCCTCGACCGTCTCGTCGTCGCCATCGCTGCCGGAGCCCTGGGGGGTGGGTGCGCCCATGGTGAAGTCGGCGGCGTTGTTGTCGGTGTCGGCGAAGGCCGTGCGCGACCACGACAGCGGGGTGGCGTTGGTGCCGGTGGTGGCCGCCACCGCGCCCTCGAAGGTGTTCGAGGTCCCGTAGCCGATGAGGTCCACGATCTGGGCGTTCCCGGCGACGTTGCCGGTCGGCAGGGTGACCGCGGACGCGGCTCGTACGAGAGCGACGGTGCCCGTGGTGCCCGAGGGGTTCAGCGCACCGGCCACGAGGTCCACCTCGGGCACAGCCTCCCCCACGCCCCCGTTCGAGCCACCCGAGACGAGGAAGTGCCCGCCCGCCGCGATCGTGCCGGACAGGGGCACGGTGTTGTTGCTGCTGCCCGACGCGGTGGCCGCGCGGTACTGCAGGCTCAGGCCTGCGAGGTTCACCGGAGCGTCGGTGGGGTTGTACAGCTCCACGAACTTGTGCGTGAACGGCTGGTTGGCGCTGCCACCCCGGGCGTAGACCTCGTTGATGACGACACCGCTGCCGTCCGGCGCGGCGACCGCCGGGATGACGGCGACGGGCGCCGCGACCAGGGCACCAGCTGCCGCTGCGGTCACCCCCGCTCTTCTCAGGAACGACATATTGCGTGGACTCACGACCATCTCCTTCGTGCCGGACGAGCCGGCAAATGTCCGGGGGTGGGGAGGATCCCCTCTTCCTCTACCTCTTCCGGAGCGGGCATCGTCGACCGCGCCGGAGCGCCATTCACCCAGATGGTCACAATTCGGTCAAGGGTTTCCGCGCACCTCAGCCGAGAAGTCATGCGCGGGCCATCGGCCGTTCGCTGACCGGACGCTGACGCTCAGAAAAGTCCCCTGGGCCGGGAGTAGTCTCCACTGAAACAGCAGCACCGCCCACCACAGGAGCCACAGACGTGAAAGCTTTGCGCCCATGAGCGTGCACAGCAGGGCGGGTGCCGCAATCATGGGATGTCCGGACCGGTCCGCCCAGCAGGCGCCCCACCACCGGCCACGAACGAGGAGACGATCGCGGTGAGCACATCCGCAGAGCACACCACCCCGGTGGTCGAGGCGACGAAGGTCGAAGGGCCCGGCAAGGGACGTAGTGTCGGGGAGCTCATTGCCACGGTGTCCGAGCAGTTCTCGCGGTTGATCCGCGACGAGCTGCAGCTTGCGCAGGTCCAGCTCGCCGAGAAGGGCAAGCGCCTGGGCATGGGGGCCGGCCTCCTCGGCGGAGCGGCGATCGTGTCGCTGTACGCCGTCGGCGTGCTGCTGGCCGCCGCGGTCCTCGGCCTCGCGACGGTGCTCCCGGCGTGGCTGTCAGCCCTGATCATCGGCGTGTTCCTGCTCATCGTGGCGGCCGTCGTCGGGTTCGTCGGCAAGAAGGCGATCGATGCCTCCAAGCGGTTCGCTCCCAAGCCCCAGGAGGGCCTCAAGGACGATCTCGACGCCGTGAAGAAGGGGATCCAGAAGTGAGCGAAGAGCGCAAGCGCACGGCCGAGGAGATCGAGGCGGACCTCGCTCGCACGCGGCGGGCCCTGACGAGCACCGTCAACGAGCTCTCCGACAAGCTGGACCCGCGCAGCCAGGTGGAGGCGGCGCGCACGGCCGCGCAGGCCAAGGCACGCACCTTCGCCGACGACGTCAGCAGCGGTCAGCCCAAGGCGCTCGCGATCGCGGGTGGCGCCGTGGCGTTCGTGGGGCTGCTCGTCGTCGCCGCTGCACGCCGCCGCGGCTGATGGCCGCGCCCGCGCGGTAGCGTCCCGCGGGCCACACCGCCCGCATGGCAGCCGAACGGCCGTGACCGCCGCCCTTGGCGACGGTCACGAACGTGCGGTGAACTCAGATTGCGGTGGGGTGGTGCGCGTCGACCAGCCCGCTGGCGGCAAGCAGCTCCTCCACCTCACTGCGGCGGAAGCGGCGGTGCCCACCCAGGGTGCGGATCGAGGAGATCTTCCCGGCGTTGGCCCAGCGGGTCACGGTCTTGGGGTCCACACGGAACCTCGCCGCCACCTCGGACGGGGTCAGCAGCTGCTCCGTCGTGCCTTCCATCGTGCTCATGGGAAACCTCCCGGGGTCGTTATGGCTCGCGCCTCCCGCGCGCTGCTGTTTGTCAGTCCATCACGGCTCCGACGGCTCCACCCGGGCCGATGGTCCCGACAAACTGGACTATTGCCGCGTAGGTTCGTTGACCGCGTTGAGTGTCCGTATCTGCGGGCGCCGGCCGGTGCGAGCCGCCGTTCCCCCAGCGCTGCAATTCCACGGCGCCTGAGCCGCCGCCCAGACCGCCTCATGGTGAGACGAAGCCTCTTGCCTCTTGAGCACGTGAGAGACGACCCACAGCGCTCGGAGGTGTTCAGGAATGGCTGTAGGGCGCTTCGACCATGTACCGTGGCACCACGACACAGATGACCATAAACACGGGGCCGCACCAGTAGAGGTGCCTGCCCCGGTTCTACGTTGGAGGGGGTCGACGCCATGGGGCGCGGCCGTCAAAAGGCCAAGCAGACGAAGGTCGCTCGCAAGCTGAAGTACTTCAGCCCCGAGACCGACTATCGAGCCCTCGAGAAGGAGCTCACGTCGCGTACTGACGACGACGGGTACGGCCAGATCCCTCCCGCCACGGACGACTGGGAAGACACCGAGGACCAGGGCTGGGACATCCGTTCCGCCCATTGATCGTCGGCGTTCCCCGGCCGTCCCTGCACATCGCGGCGCCGGTTCGCAGCAGGTGGCCGATGCCCGCGTAGAGCGGGCACTGCTGCGTCCCGCCCGCGCCGCTCGGTGAGCGGCGCGGGCCCTTCCGGCGTCACTCGTGTGTGGCGCCGGCCGGCTGCTGCCGGGATCGGGTCGAGGGGCAAGGCACGGCAGGCCGGTCACGGCCCGCCGTGCCGACGTGCCTGCCTTCGGGCCGGCGGGCCGACATCTCGCGGAGAAGATGACATCTCGCGGCGAGAGGGGGCTCTGCTCGTGCGGGGTGGTCAGCTCGTGCGGTACTCCCCCACGAGGCGCACCGCGCCGCCGTCGACACCCTTGGTGCCGCGGACGACGTCGGGCCCGGCGACCCCGTCGTCCTGGCGCACCGAGCCGAGCACCCATGCGTCGATGCCGCGCGCGCGCACGGCCGCGAGGGTGGCGTCGGCGCTGTCGGGTGCCACGACGGCGACCATGCCCACCCCGAGGTTCAGGGTGTTCTGCAGGTCGTTCCACGGCACCTGGCCGAGGCGGCGGACGAGGTCGAAGATCGGCGGGACCACCCAGGTGGACCGGTCCACCTCGGCCACCAGCCCCTGGGGCAGCACCCGGGCAAGGTTGGCGGCGAGCCCGCCGCCGGTGACGTGGCTGAACGCGTGGACGTCGACGGCGTCGTCCCCCACCAGGTCCAGGCAGGCGGGCGTATACAGGCGGGTGGGCTCGAGGAGCTCCTCACCGAGGGTGCGACCGAGCTCGGGCACCTCGCGCTCGTAGCCCCAGCCGGCGACGTCGAAGACCTTCCGCACCAGCGAGTAACCGTTGGAGTGCAGGCCCGAGGCCGCCATTGCGACCACGACGTCACCGGCGCGCACACGCTCGGCGCCGAGCACGGCGTCGGCCTCGACGACGCCGGTCGCGGCGCCGGCGACGTCGTACTCGTGCTCGCCGAGCAGCCCGGGGTGCTCGGCGGTCTCCCCACCGAGCAGCGGGGTGCCGACGAGCGCGCAGGCCTCGGCGATGCCTCGGACGATGTCGGCGACCCGCTCGGGGACCACCTTGCCGGTGGCGATGTAGTCGGTCATGAGCAGCGGCCGGGCGCCGACGACCACGATGTCGTCGACGACCATGCCGACGAGGTCGTGGCCGATGGTGTGGTGGACGTCCATCGCCTGGGCGACGGCGACCTTGGTGCCGACCCCGTCGGTGGAGGTGGCCAGCAGCGGCCGGCGGTAGGCCTTGAGGTCGGAGACGTCCACGAGCCCGGCGAAGCCGCCGACGCCGCCGACGACGCCGGCGGTGTGCGTGGCGCGCACGGCGTCCTTCATGAGCTCGACGGCGCGGTCCCCCGCCTCGGTGTCCACACCGGCGGCGGCGTAGGTCAGCGGCGCGGTCTCGCCGGCGGGGCTGGTCTCGGTCACTGGGGGGCTCCGGTGGTCGTGGGCGTCGGGGTGGCCCCGCTGACCGCTTCCGCGGGCACGCCGGGGGTGTCGGCCCCGGCGACCGGCGCGTGGCCGGTGTCGGGGACGGACGGGGCGTCCGCCCCGGAGACGGTCGCGCCGTCGCGGATCGTGATCGGGTAGCTGCCGGTGAAGCACGCGGTGCACAGCCGCTCGCGCGGCACGGTGGTGGCCTCGATCATCCCGTCCAGGGAGATGTACCCCAGGGAGTCGGCGCCCAGGGAGGCGCGGACCTCCTCCGAGCTCAGACCGTTGGCGATGAGCTCGGCGCGGGTGGCGAAGTCGATGCCGTAGAAGCACGGCCACTTCACCGGCGGGGAGGAGATACGCACGTGCACCTCGGCCGCGCCGGCCTCCCGCAGCATCCGGACCAGGGCCCGTTGGGTGTTGCCGCGCACGATGGAGTCGTCGACGACGACGAGGCGCTTGCCGGCGATGACCTCCTTGAGCGGGTTGAGCTTGAGGCGGATGCCGAGCTGGCGGATGGTGTCGGTGGGCTGGATGAAGGTGCGGCCCACGTAGGAGTTCTTCACCAGGCCCTGCGCGAACGGGATGCCGGACTCCTGGGCGTACCCGATGGCCGCGGGGGTGCCGGACTCGGGGGTGGGGATGACGAGGTCGGCCTCCACCGGGTGCTCGCGGGCCAGTGCCCGTCCCATCTCGGTGCGGGCGGCGTTGACGGACACCCCGGCGATCTTGGTGTCGGGCCTCGCCAGGTAGACGTACTCGAAGACGCACCCGTGCGGGGTGGGGGTGGCGAAGTGCCGCGACCGCAGCCCGTCGGCGTCGATGATCAGCAGCTCGCCGGGCTCGACCTCGCGGACGAAGGTGGCGCCGACGATGTCCAGCGCGGCCGTCTCGGAGGCCACCGCCCAGCCGCGTTCGAGCCGGCCCAGCACCAGCGGGCGCACGCCGTGGGCGTCGCGGGCGGCGTAGAGGGTGTGCTCGTCCATGAACGTCAGCGAGAAGGCCCCCTCCAGGAGGGGCAGCACCTCCATGGCCACGTCCTCGAGCCGGTCCCCGGCGGCGGTCCGCCCACCCAGCAGGGCGGTGACCACCGCGGTGTCGGTGGAGGAGCCGCGCCCCAGCTCCCCGCGCAGGTCCTTGCCGAAGCGTTCGCGCACCAGGTCCATCAGGATCCGGGTGTTGGTGAGGTTGCCGTTGTGCCCCAGGGCCACGGTGCCCGACGCCGTCGGGCCGAGCGTGGGCTGGGCGTTCTCCCACGAGGAGGAGCCGGTGGTCGAGTAGCGGGTGTGGCCGATGGCGATGTGGCCCTTGAGCGACTGCAACGCCCGGTCG
This window of the Georgenia yuyongxinii genome carries:
- a CDS encoding ExeM/NucH family extracellular endonuclease — its product is MSPRNMSFLRRAGVTAAAAGALVAAPVAVIPAVAAPDGSGVVINEVYARGGSANQPFTHKFVELYNPTDAPVNLAGLSLQYRAATASGSSNNTVPLSGTIAAGGHFLVSGGSNGGVGEAVPEVDLVAGALNPSGTTGTVALVRAASAVTLPTGNVAGNAQIVDLIGYGTSNTFEGAVAATTGTNATPLSWSRTAFADTDNNAADFTMGAPTPQGSGSDGDDETVEATIAEIQGTGAASPLVGRTVVTRGVVTAAYPTGNFDGVYLQTPGTGADLTGHDASDGIFVFSGDLAQQAEVGQYLEVTGEVSEFGTLTEITADEWAVLDEPADPVVPAAIALPATDAGREVFEGMLVAPQGEYTVTDTFDTNRFGSVGLAAGTEPLVQPSETANPVTDRAAFDAVAAGNAARAVTLDDGSSWDYTNFNQPYHQTPIPYLSLENPVRVGAAVTFTDPVILDYRFQWNFQPTTQVTGTNGAAPATFENTREAAPEQVGGDIQLAFFNVLNYFTTTGDEVAGCRYFSDRVGDPVTVRDRCDPRGAAEDEDLERQQAKIVAAINALDAEVVALAEIENSFIFTGSRDTALSHLVDALNADAGAGTWAYVPSPANVPAAEDIIRNAFIYKTKRVAPVGQSQILVGDAAFANAREPLAQAFRALNPGGQPKGPEFVVIANHFKSKGSGVGPGNDVDEGQGLSNADRVKQAEALVAFAAQYRATPVFLVGDFNSYTEEDPLVVLGDAGYTNIGQTRTEEDTYSFDGLVGSLDHVFANQAATKLVTGADIWNINAGESVGLEYSRHNYNVTNLYDASPFRSSDHDPVIVGLDVLPGKAPDHAWEKGGKG
- a CDS encoding phage holin family protein translates to MSTSAEHTTPVVEATKVEGPGKGRSVGELIATVSEQFSRLIRDELQLAQVQLAEKGKRLGMGAGLLGGAAIVSLYAVGVLLAAAVLGLATVLPAWLSALIIGVFLLIVAAVVGFVGKKAIDASKRFAPKPQEGLKDDLDAVKKGIQK
- a CDS encoding DUF3618 domain-containing protein gives rise to the protein MSEERKRTAEEIEADLARTRRALTSTVNELSDKLDPRSQVEAARTAAQAKARTFADDVSSGQPKALAIAGGAVAFVGLLVVAAARRRG
- a CDS encoding BldC family transcriptional regulator, which encodes MEGTTEQLLTPSEVAARFRVDPKTVTRWANAGKISSIRTLGGHRRFRRSEVEELLAASGLVDAHHPTAI
- a CDS encoding DUF3073 domain-containing protein, whose amino-acid sequence is MGRGRQKAKQTKVARKLKYFSPETDYRALEKELTSRTDDDGYGQIPPATDDWEDTEDQGWDIRSAH
- the purM gene encoding phosphoribosylformylglycinamidine cyclo-ligase, with protein sequence MTETSPAGETAPLTYAAAGVDTEAGDRAVELMKDAVRATHTAGVVGGVGGFAGLVDVSDLKAYRRPLLATSTDGVGTKVAVAQAMDVHHTIGHDLVGMVVDDIVVVGARPLLMTDYIATGKVVPERVADIVRGIAEACALVGTPLLGGETAEHPGLLGEHEYDVAGAATGVVEADAVLGAERVRAGDVVVAMAASGLHSNGYSLVRKVFDVAGWGYEREVPELGRTLGEELLEPTRLYTPACLDLVGDDAVDVHAFSHVTGGGLAANLARVLPQGLVAEVDRSTWVVPPIFDLVRRLGQVPWNDLQNTLNLGVGMVAVVAPDSADATLAAVRARGIDAWVLGSVRQDDGVAGPDVVRGTKGVDGGAVRLVGEYRTS
- the purF gene encoding amidophosphoribosyltransferase, giving the protein MARGDGRLSHDLLPGEKGPQDECGVFGVWAPGEDVSRLTYFGIYALQHRGQESAGIATSDGEKILVYKDMGLVSQVFDDRALQSLKGHIAIGHTRYSTTGSSSWENAQPTLGPTASGTVALGHNGNLTNTRILMDLVRERFGKDLRGELGRGSSTDTAVVTALLGGRTAAGDRLEDVAMEVLPLLEGAFSLTFMDEHTLYAARDAHGVRPLVLGRLERGWAVASETAALDIVGATFVREVEPGELLIIDADGLRSRHFATPTPHGCVFEYVYLARPDTKIAGVSVNAARTEMGRALAREHPVEADLVIPTPESGTPAAIGYAQESGIPFAQGLVKNSYVGRTFIQPTDTIRQLGIRLKLNPLKEVIAGKRLVVVDDSIVRGNTQRALVRMLREAGAAEVHVRISSPPVKWPCFYGIDFATRAELIANGLSSEEVRASLGADSLGYISLDGMIEATTVPRERLCTACFTGSYPITIRDGATVSGADAPSVPDTGHAPVAGADTPGVPAEAVSGATPTPTTTGAPQ